The window CCAAATTGATGGAATCCTTGCTCCATGTTAATGAGGTATTCAAATTACCAATGCATTTAAGTTTCATAGGAGAGAAAGTCTATTTAGCCATTATGTTTTCGAAAGAGCTTTTTGAACCTTCCATTTGGAAATCGGGACTGAATATGAAAGAACTCAATAAACTCTATCAACTATTAAATCTCAACAAAACCATTATTGAGGAAATGGATTTAAATACCCGTATTTGGACTAAAGATTAATTAATGATGTAATTTACATGTTTATTCAATAAGAGAACAATGACTATCCAGGATTATGCTGGGATAGTCATTTGTTGTTAATTTGATTCAAATTATAATATCTACTTGAAGATAATAGCCTATGTCATCAAATCAAAAAATAGAAACCCTATATAATGAGCAGCTTAAGCCAAAGCTTGCCAAATTGGAAAAGGACCGACATGCCATTCAAAAGAAGCTAGTCATTGCTACAGTATTAGCCATTCCGTTTTTTATGATACCTTTTTTTGTTAGAAACCAGATTGGTGTTTGGGCATTAATGGTATCTAGTTTTCTGGTGATTATGATTATTTTGGCTTGGGCCTTGACTCTGTATTTTAAATATAGACACCAGTTTAAGGAAATTGTGGTTAAGGAATTGGTGAAATTAATCAATCCTGATTTTAACAACGATCCCTATGATCATATCAATGTGTTAGAGTTTAATAAAGCCAAAATGTTTGCTAAAGGAGAACGAGCAATAGGAGACGATTTAGTAAAAGGGAATATAGATAAAACCAGATTTGAATTTAGCGAAATAAAAGTCGGACAGGGGACTCAGAATGCACAGCAGAGTAAGCAAAGCTATTTCTTTAGAGGATTGTTTTTTTATGCAGATTTCAATAAGAAATTAACTGGGGAGACTTTTGTAGGTCCCGATAAGGCCGAGAAGTTATTTGGTAAGATGGGTCAGAAATTGCAGACGATAAGCTCCAAGGGTGAACTCATAAAGCTCGAAAACTCCGATTTCGAAAAGATGTACGTGGTTCATTCCTCCGACCAAACGGAGGCTCGTTATATTTTAACTCCCAAAATGATGGAAGCCATGGTGAATATTCGTGAAAAACATCCTCTAGATTTTCATTTCAGTTTTGTAGATCAAAGAGTAAACTGTGCTATTAAGTTTAATAAAAATCTATTTGAGCCCGTCATTTGGGGCAAGGGTTTAAAGCTTTCAGATGTGGAATATTTCTATAACCTTCTGGAACTCATACAAACTATTATTACAGAAATGAACTTGAACTTGAGGATTTGGGCTGTGGAGTAAGGGGATAGATTATTACTCTATTGCTTGACTAATTTACCTGAGTATAGAATAATACTATCATTATTAAGTATTCTATAATAATAGATACCAGGGGCTCTGTTTTTTAAATCAAGTTGATACAACTCTGTTTCAATATCATCTTTCAAAATAAGTTGACCATAAGAGTTATATATCGAAATTTTTAAATCCTCTAATTCAAAGTTAAAATCTGTCAGATTAAATATTTGGTCAGATGGATTTGGATAAACCTTCAAAGTCTTTTTTATATTCTGATTTTCGTTATCGTTTGTGCTAAGACATATCATAGCTGTATCCCAAGTGGCTCCATGTATTATCCCATCAAAGTTATTTGGTCCAGAGTCATTTGCAATATATCCATCATTTTTATTGAAATTCCATAATCCTATGGTACTGTTATCAGCCATTAAATCTGGACAAGGAGGAGTGAAGTTCTCTAAATAGATGGCCTCATTAGAGATGCGGAGGTCATCTATCCTTCCATTAAAATAGCGGTTAAATCCAAATTGCCTTCCTATTTCTATATTGGCACCATTAAAATTTATTGGATTATTAAATGCGGCTACTTTCTCATATTGTAGTTCTCCATCTACAAAGAGGCACATGCCAAGATCTTGATCGATCACAATGGCCACGTGATACCACTGGTTGGCATTCCATTCATTTTTATCGCTATATACTTGAGCAACTTGGCCAACCGCCTCTACATATACAAATCTCAGTGTTCCCGGTGGATTAGTGGTTCCGGCTTGTGTTAAAGATAAATGCCATTCCATAACATTTGGATCGGGTATTTCTGTGCCAATTAATATAATTTCATTTTGGAGGTATTCATCCACACTATATTCAAGATTGAACCAAAATTCAATGGTTCTTGCATTAGTAGCAGCTAAGGGACCAATGTCC is drawn from Lentimicrobium sp. L6 and contains these coding sequences:
- a CDS encoding DUF3137 domain-containing protein, encoding MSSNQKIETLYNEQLKPKLAKLEKDRHAIQKKLVIATVLAIPFFMIPFFVRNQIGVWALMVSSFLVIMIILAWALTLYFKYRHQFKEIVVKELVKLINPDFNNDPYDHINVLEFNKAKMFAKGERAIGDDLVKGNIDKTRFEFSEIKVGQGTQNAQQSKQSYFFRGLFFYADFNKKLTGETFVGPDKAEKLFGKMGQKLQTISSKGELIKLENSDFEKMYVVHSSDQTEARYILTPKMMEAMVNIREKHPLDFHFSFVDQRVNCAIKFNKNLFEPVIWGKGLKLSDVEYFYNLLELIQTIITEMNLNLRIWAVE
- a CDS encoding LamG-like jellyroll fold domain-containing protein; translation: MKNLLFLIILLFSLNSYSQSPVLYFDGNDNYVDIGPLAATNARTIEFWFNLEYSVDEYLQNEIILIGTEIPDPNVMEWHLSLTQAGTTNPPGTLRFVYVEAVGQVAQVYSDKNEWNANQWYHVAIVIDQDLGMCLFVDGELQYEKVAAFNNPINFNGANIEIGRQFGFNRYFNGRIDDLRISNEAIYLENFTPPCPDLMADNSTIGLWNFNKNDGYIANDSGPNNFDGIIHGATWDTAMICLSTNDNENQNIKKTLKVYPNPSDQIFNLTDFNFELEDLKISIYNSYGQLILKDDIETELYQLDLKNRAPGIYYYRILNNDSIILYSGKLVKQ